A window of Coprobacter tertius genomic DNA:
ATCCGTATTAAGTATCTCTAAAGTTCTCCCCTGGCGATGTGACGTTCCATTTCAGTTATTTTCATGCGATTATAACATTTATCACCACGAGGACCAGCCAGCTCCTATCAACGGTAAATATTATTGTTCGGTAGGAAAATATATTAATTCGATACACCCGTCATATCGCGAAAAAATACGTACGGTATTTGAAGATCTTTTATCCGGGAAAAGAAAAGATTTCCATGAAGAATACCTTGTACACTGGTATAACGACCATGAATACGAATGGATCGATAAACAAGGTACGATTTATGAATATGACGAAAACGGTATTCCCAAGACAATCATCGGCTCGAGTATCGTTATAACCGAACGGAAACAAATGGAACAAAGCCTTTTGTTGGCCAAAGAACAGGCAGAAGAAAGTAATCGCTTAAAATCAGCATTTTTGGCCAATATGAGCCATGAAATAAGAACACCGTTGAATGCCATAGTCGGATTCTCGGAAATACTTACTACCACAGACGATGAAGATGAAAGAAAAGAGTATATTAATATTATACAAAATAATAATATTCTTTTGCTTCAGCTAATCGGAGATATCCTCGACCTATCCAAAATCGAAGCTGGTACACTCGAGTTTGTTTATTCCGATGTAGATGTCAATACACTACTGGAAGAAGTTTTACAAATAGCACAAATGAAAGCCGATAGTGAGGTATCAGTTTCTTTCGATGAAAAAATAACAGATTGCATTGCTTATACCGAACGCAACCGGTTATTACAGGTTATTAATAACTTTGTCTCTAATTCCATAAAATTTACCCATAAAGGAAGTATTAAAATAGGATATTATCTCACAAATTCTAATATGCTTCATTTTTATGTATCAGATACCGGTTGCGGTATAGCATCTGATAAAATTAATCAAATATTCGGCCGATTCGTCAAACTGGATAAATTTGCACAAGGTACAGGTCTTGGTCTTGCCATAAGCGAAACGATCATTCGTAAAATGAATGGAGAAATAGGAGTAGAATCATCTGAAGGCGAAGGCTCAACATTCTGGATAGAAATACCATTTATCCCTTCTAAAAAAAATAAAATATCGGAGAAAACATCCAAAACCGAAAATCCAACGAATAACAACTCTATCGAAAAGCCTCTTATACTCATTGCGGAAGATAATGCCAGCAATTATAAACTTTTTGAATCTATACTGAAAAAACAGTACACACTTCTACATGCATGTAATGGAGTAGAAGCCGTTGCCATATACCGAAATTATAGGCCTTCTCTGATTTTGATGGATTTAAAAATGCCCGAGATGGATGGTTATCAAGCAACAAAAGAAATAAGACGACTATCTGATACCGTTACAATTATTGCCGTTACAGCATATGCTTTTGCAGAGGACGAAATACGGGTATTGAATAACGGATTCGACGATTACATGTCGAAACCTATCAAAACTAAAATATTATTGGAAAAAATAGAAAAATATATAAGAGAATAATTAACATCGATTGCCATCTAACTCTTTTCGAGTAAAAAAAATATTATAATGTTATCAAAAAGTCATATATAAACAAAAAAAGGTTGTCTCGCGACAACCAATCTTCATTAACCTTAAATCTAATACCATGAAAAACACATTGCAAATGTAAAAGTTTTTTTGCGGTTGTCAATATATTAGAGTCATTTTCTTTTCTATTTTAATATCATTTAATACTTAGTGCCAATTTTACACTATAGAGAAATTATTTTTCACTTACTTAAACGATGGTAAATAAAAGTACTTTCTTCCACTAAGTCCTTTTAGTTTAAGTCGGTTTCTCCGCCATTAATGCTTCCATCCCAACGGGTATCTACAGTAACAGTAAAATCCAAATCATTATTTAATGAAGTATTTATATGTAATAATTGATTTCTTATAAGTGGTAAATTATCTTTTATTACAGCTTCGAAACAAGGTATATCTGCATTATCAGTAAATGCTTTAAGTTTATAGGTAGCGTATTCGTTGGGTAAAGTAGGATAAACACCTACCAGCAAATTGGACGCAATGTTTTTTTTCGTCATTTCTTGCAACATAATACGCTTTGAAATAGATATATGACCATTATAGTCTCCTCTCATAAAACGGTTAAGTCCTACATTATCCAAGCTAATTTCAAGAGCCGTTAAATAAGAAGGTATCTGGCTAAAAGAAAAATTTACAACACTGTGTAATCGTTGAAGATATGCATTATACCGCATATCACAATCACAATTTATTGTAAAGGGAAAGTTCAGAGCAAAATAATCTCCACATTTATCGACGCCGGGATATACAATCAAGTATTTATCAATATCGGAAGGATCTCCCGATAACACATCATCATCACAATTAGCGATTACAATCAGACGGTAATCCCCAGGATCTAACCCAGAATAAGAAAAAATATAATAAGGGGAATCCGACGATATAAAATCTGATACAATCCCCTGTTTTTGTAATACGCCATCTTTATAAAAGAAATAGCGAAACTTTTTAATACGTGTTTTAAAATTGGCTTCTGAATCTTCGGGAGACAATGTGGATGCTCCAAACTTTTCGACATATACATTAACAACTACATCAGCAGTTTTACATTTATCGAGATCTTCATGTACACAACTATATATAATACCGATAAATGGCAATAATGCAAAAAATATTTTGGTATTCATATTGAATAAAATTTTACTATTTATCTAAATTCCATTCGCAAAAATCGTCAAGAATTACAGCAGGATCTTCTTCTGGCAAATATTCGAGCATTCCTTTACCATATGGATATTCTTCATTGAATATTTCCGGGATATCGGCCGGCCGAAAAACTACCCCGCTAATACCGTTCGGCAATATTCTGAGACCTCTAATCGTACCATCATAAACATAAATAATACCCCCCGAGTAGGTATTGATTTTTATATCAGTCAAATAAAAATCCATTGTTCCGTCTGCCTCGGCACCGGTAAGAAAGAACATATTCGGTATATGAGAGTTATCCGGTCGAATAATAAAGTAACGATCGCCATTTTTTACGGTATACCATCTGCCAATAGCTGTAGTTGAAAATTTTATTTTCATTACCGGATTCAGTTTCGGATAAAATGCATCTCCCCAACAGTTCATACCTTCGCAAAACCCTTTTTGATCCAACGTACGGAGGGTCGTTTTAAAATAATGCTCGGTAGTATTAAATTTCACATCTTCGCCGGCTGTAGGTGGTATATAATCTTTTAACATCAACCTGAACTTCATCACTTTTCGGAAAAAATCGATTTTAAGACTGTTATCGGAAGTAGAATGTAGGTCTCCTGTTTTAGTCACACTAAATTCCTTTACTCCCGTAAATATTTCTCGGTTCAACTCCCGTTCTCCATAGTTAGAATAATCGATAGATCTTTTATAGTTAAAAGCATAGGGAATCGTATCACCGGGATGTGAAATATCTTTTACCAACATACCCTCATATATATCAGGATTCCACTTAACGCTTTCAGGATTAAGTACAGCTATAAGGCGATATTCTCCGGGACGCAAATCTACATTCCATTTACCAACTATCTGGTTAACACCAGTTATATATAATGTATTCCATTTCGATTGAGCAGGATCTAATTCAGCTGTTACAATAGTATCTAAGTACCAGCAATTATTCAATTTTTTCAATAATATACCTCTGAAACTATTTTGCAATCGCGTCGTCACAACATCTTCTTCCACATTTTTTGTCCTCATAGGACGTAAATCTGTCTCATATTGAATATTTTCCAAATGAAGAATAAAATTAAAATCTACATTATATTTATTTACCGTACCCTCCTCTGTAAAAAAAATATCTTCTAAAAAATCGTTTTCTTCCCGACATGAATAGATGCTTAGGAGTATACTAGAAATAATGATTATATTTTTCCACATAATTATATTCTGTTTAATTAATATTTTTTCCAAGCAGTATGAATGCCGAAATCCGACAATTCCGGTATATCGATAATACGATTTCCCGGTACTCCAGCCTTATTAACTGTAAAATGATCGGAAACAACAGAAATTCCATTTTTCTCATAAAGAGACGGGAGATTTAATTCTATACTATTCTCGAGATAACAATCGTGAATATGAATATGATTTTTTAATCCGCATACCGGTGTAGTATCGTAATATTTAAATAAAAGCCGCATTTTTATACCTTTATCCGAAGGAAGAAGAAATAAACCATTTACTCTTACCCCACCCTTTGCATACTCGACAATATTTAAACCTATATTATTCTGTGGCACCGAAACCTGAAATCGCTCGTTTTGATTTACGATCAGAGTTTCAACATATTCGTTTTCGTTTTTTTCAACAGCGACTAATTCATTTTCAGCATCGAATGATAATGCTTTTGTTATGCCTTTGTAATAGACTTCTATTGTGAAAACTCTATCTAAAACCGATAAATACCGGGGATCTATATCAATGGGATTATCTATTCCGGTTCCAGTCCTTACAAATTCGAATATCATTTGTCCTACTATTCGTTTTAATTTCCCTTCTATCATTCCGGCTGA
This region includes:
- a CDS encoding ATP-binding protein, whose protein sequence is MKKIGKISTYFSFFGKNKLSSETLQLLKSLQGNSVDIICIHNNKFKILYLFDNPVNSFLSTAKNKYITDIIPDTTAYEKYRKNAESVLKDGISREFELCFTYNRSIRNFKIKCIFLENKIISFLQIVTPNLFPETNTGAKEIHPFFENILENLAIPISIKNMDTEKYIFWSRKSNIFGFPASVMIGKTEDVFFEKEQASKLQEFDRKLARENGSYQGVETFNLKSDNKNHTLIINKNIFSSGNTKWLLCSSIDISDIKEQQSEIDSVTQKLTMALNISKLILWSYDIEKEKVTYESYPFSKDKDVFIQLDNIKTKDEFYSSIHPQDRPVVKKMLDKLSSGELNNIQQVFRSDIEKSNNYIWLEMQASVEKRDSDNSPLRLIGTMTSIDRYKQLEYAQRQAKEELEITNSILSSVLSISKVLPWRCDVPFQLFSCDYNIYHHEDQPAPINGKYYCSVGKYINSIHPSYREKIRTVFEDLLSGKRKDFHEEYLVHWYNDHEYEWIDKQGTIYEYDENGIPKTIIGSSIVITERKQMEQSLLLAKEQAEESNRLKSAFLANMSHEIRTPLNAIVGFSEILTTTDDEDERKEYINIIQNNNILLLQLIGDILDLSKIEAGTLEFVYSDVDVNTLLEEVLQIAQMKADSEVSVSFDEKITDCIAYTERNRLLQVINNFVSNSIKFTHKGSIKIGYYLTNSNMLHFYVSDTGCGIASDKINQIFGRFVKLDKFAQGTGLGLAISETIIRKMNGEIGVESSEGEGSTFWIEIPFIPSKKNKISEKTSKTENPTNNNSIEKPLILIAEDNASNYKLFESILKKQYTLLHACNGVEAVAIYRNYRPSLILMDLKMPEMDGYQATKEIRRLSDTVTIIAVTAYAFAEDEIRVLNNGFDDYMSKPIKTKILLEKIEKYIRE
- a CDS encoding DUF5031 domain-containing protein, translated to MKMIIRLFVTALSFVTLMWILISCAENESIEAIDNVEKVQIPVKMFVKSSSDNLPELNYSMYIFKKSKQENDFIYSGSLLSLQEKNNWLRIPYVEMTENDYRFLFIATPSDNSEITIESIGKKPLVQNETKWNDLVIIPLTEHLSMENYFGVTEMSSKTIMSAGMIEGKLKRIVGQMIFEFVRTGTGIDNPIDIDPRYLSVLDRVFTIEVYYKGITKALSFDAENELVAVEKNENEYVETLIVNQNERFQVSVPQNNIGLNIVEYAKGGVRVNGLFLLPSDKGIKMRLLFKYYDTTPVCGLKNHIHIHDCYLENSIELNLPSLYEKNGISVVSDHFTVNKAGVPGNRIIDIPELSDFGIHTAWKKY